The Arabidopsis thaliana chromosome 5, partial sequence genomic interval TCCGCAGCTAAATGCGGAGATATAGCTGCTTCCCAAGCATACAACGTCTTGCATAAAAGTTCCGGTGCTCCAGTGACGGTTTTCTCATCCCGGAAATTCAAAGAGCACATCCCACTCTCGCTGACTTCAACATTCAATCCCAGAGATTTTGCGGCGGGGAGTGAAGAATGGAGGACAGAGTTGGAGATTGAAATAGGGATTTGGCGACGGAGGGAGAGGGAATCGAGCTTGGAGAAGACGAAACGAGAATCGGAATCGGAAGGGAAGCCGGTCTGAATAGGTTTCAAATAGAGGAGTTTTGTGGCGGAAGATGAAGGTTGCTGGAGGAGGAAAGAGGCGGCGATGCCTGTAGAGACGAGGGTTTTGCCGAGAGAAGTGTTGGCTGACCAAATTAAGTAGGTAGGGTGGTTGAGTGGTAAATggaaaggagaaacagaggTGGATTTGAATCGAATGCGGTGGCGTAAGTGCCGGAGACGGTGGCGGATAAGAGTGGCGGTTACGGGTATCATTGTTGGTAGGTGGGATGTGATAGTGAAGTGgcggagagagagaggagtgTTTAGCTCGAAACTCGAAAGAGTCGTTGTGGTTTGGAGGGTAAATTTGGAATCTAGTTATTTACTACTTTTTTGTCTCGCGGATCTCCTAATACTAATGGGCCTGGACTTAGATTAGTAGGCTGGccaatatttataaatgttcTACTTAGGTGTTAAAATGGGGAAAAATTatcatttaaatcatcatttcatCATTTTCGTTGGTTTAAATCATGAATTATGGACGTGGTGaattaaattttctattttctattaaCTTTCAATTAAATCACAAATTCTCGTTGACTAAGCCAATTGAAGCACaaattcttactttttttacGCCATTAGTCGACCTTAAGACGAGAAATTACTTTGtattcgaagaagaagagaaaatccgaagaagatgagagattccaaagaaaaaagaaacaaaatcaaaaaatttgattagaaggatttttaaaaatgtgcCTTAATTAGCTTAGTCAACGAAAATTCGTGATTAAATTGAAAGTCAACATAAACTTGAAGGTTTAAATCACCAAGTCCAGAGTTTATGCTTTAAACCAACGAAAATGGTAAAGTGatgatttaaatgacatttttcccgtTAAAATTGAGTGTATTAGGCAGTTTAGGAGAATGTGTATAAAATGTTCTTTATTGACCAGCAATTGTGAATGTGATTAATGTTTTCTGTATAAGTAAACTCATCTTGCTTATAAGGTACTTTGTTGTTCTTGTATTACTGCATATACTATGTTTCAAGCTAAGAGCCTATCTTCCCTTAACTCTTATGATCCTCTTTTTTTAGGAAATGAAATCAAAGtttgtttacattttgagTTTGTAGTTCTTATAAGATACACTATAGCCTATGGAAGTTTTACAAGATTCTTTTACCTTTGTGAGAAAATGGCAAAAGAAATGATGAAAGTTATATTATGCatacatgatttatttttcgAATGAGTTTACGTATAGTGATGGTGATGTAGTAAAAGCGAAGGAATTCGAATCGGGCACATAAATTCTGCGAATTACTGATTGGAGATGCTTTGAAAAATGTGCCAACTGTCACTAAATGATTGGAGAGAACGTGACGCAGACGTATCTCACCTTACGTGTCGCGTGAAAGTGAAACTAAGAGCTGAGCGCGTACTCTCCGTGGGTTAAATAGCATCGACTAAACTTTGATTACTTcctacaataaataaaaaatgtgacCACTTTTTTTTACGCCATAAATGTCACCACTTAAACAAGTTACATTTacatatttgataaataaataaaaacaagttacatattattagtaattttttttatatatacagtattctatatatatatatatatatatatagagaagtGTATTTAACACAACTTTTACTAAGgtaacaatattttgttttgaccaAAAACTAATGAGTGAAATGTGAAAACAACTATAATCCCTTgaacttattaaaaaaatacgaTATACATCACACAATCTCACAAtacataaagttttttttattttaatttgataaaccaaaacataaatgtTGTAAAGACATACatctattttgaaataaatatgcatatttatattttaaactatgtagaacaataaaaatattaattaatgtaagaATAAAGAGTTTCACATGCAAACCCTGTTTAAGTTTAATAATGAAGtattatatactattttcGAAATCTAATACATCATTATTGCTAATTAAGATTAAGAATAATGGAGATATAAATACGGGTGAAGAACACGCGCAATTGCGGTGGGCACAAGGAATCtgcggaggaggaagaagcatATACCCCCACCCAATCTCAATACGCCATGCCCTGGGaagtaacaatttttttattcaacggaaaaaactaaaaacaaattcaattgaaaaataaactgAGAAAGCGCCACGTGGATAGCTACCTGGCGATACAGAAGCATCGCATCTtctagttcttcttcttcttcttcttctacccaaatacaaaaaaaaacaaaaatccccagaaaattttaaaaagattatatttttattttatattttttccatcatcatcatcaaaatcaaaacctctGTCGTCGTCGCTCTTTCTCTATTATTTCTTCCAATCTAAAATcgaaatctttcttcttttaattccAATCTCCACTCTTAAATCTCTCCTGGGTTTCTCTTTATATCCCAACAAATTTCCCAATTCAGATTTCTTCTTGAGTCCATTCAAACCCGTGATTTATATAGATTACGCATTTTTAAATCGAGGGTTTCTGCAAATTCGTCTCCTTTCACCGAGATTCTAGGTAATTGATTCAAATTTATGATCTTTTGTGTATATTGTTGTTCCTTGGATTGATTTGTTTACGCATGTCTGTGTTATCTCCAGATAAGTGCTAATGCTTTTGTGAGAATGGAGAATCATTTCAACTGTTATTGTCAGCAAACCACTGCCAAGTTATATTGTCATCGTGGGTTTGAGATTTGGTGCGAAACTGAGAAAGACTTATCTTGGTGATTCGTActttgataataattaataataataatcagaTTGGGAGGGAGATTAGCTATGGATTCAGGTTCTGTGAACTCATCTGTCACTAGTCTAGTGTCGAGTTTGAACGATGAGCCGCATCGTGTTAAATTCCTGTGTAGCTTCTTAGGGAGTATATTGCCTCGTCCTCAGGATGGGAAATTGAGGTATGTTGGTGGAGAGACGAGGATTGTGAGTGTGAATAGAGATATTAGGTATGAGGAGTTGATGAGTAAGATGAGAGAGCTTTATGATGGTGCAGCAGTGTTGAAGTATCAGCAGCCTGATGAGGATCTTGATGCTTTGGTCTCGgttgtgaatgatgatgatgtgacGAATATGATGGAGGAGTATGATAAGTTAGGTTCAGGAGATGGGTTTACTAGGCTTAGgatctttctgttttctacTCCTGAGCAGGATGGTTCTTTGCATTATGTGGAGCGTGATGATCAGAGGGAATCTGAGAGGAGATATGTTGATGCTCTTAATAATTTGATCGAAGGGACAGACTTTAGAAAGTTGCAGCAGTATCCTGATTCACCTCGTTTCAATCTCGTTGATGATTTTTCGATGGTGGAACCGATGCTGAATCAGCTGAGCATTGAGACTGGTGGTGGTAGCCAGAGGGGCAACGAGATACCTACTGCGCAGTATAGTAATCTTCACCAGCTCAGGATTCCTCGTGTGGGTTCGGGGCAGATGCTTGCACAGAGGTATGGTGAAGTAGAAGGTACATGGAGTCCTTTCTATTCTCCTCGGCACCATGGACATCATGATCCCAGAACTTTTCAGGAATTTCCATCTTCGCCTTCTTCTGCTCGTTATCGAATGCCATATGGGGAAATTCCTGATAAGGGATTGGATAGAATGCCTGAGGAGTATGTTAGGCCGCAAGCAAGTCACCATCCTTTTTACGAGCACCAGGCACACATTCCTGACAGTGTGGTGTGGGTCCCAGCTGGAGCAATGCCACCTGAGAGTAAAGGAGGGTTTCCTGGGAATGTTCTTCACGGTGGTCCAGGTGGCTATGAAGGTGGTAATGGATGCGAGAACTGTCGTGTACCGTATCATAGGAACCATCAGCTTTTAGAGCAATCTAATATAGGCAACAATGGATTTCCACCGGTTCATTGTGCACATTGTCCACCAAACAGGGAAAGTTTCCTGCTTAACACAGACCCAAAGCCTACTCATCATGGAGCTTATCCAAATGAGACTTTTGGACCTGATAGAGGATGGATGGTTCAACAACAGGTGAATCCTAACCCTCCAAGGATTGAGGAAGGAAGGTCACATATTTCTAATGTTGGAAGACCGAACGATCATTACACTCCCGATTATCCTGTGTCGAACTATCCTCTTGGTCAACGAGCTGGACATGAAATTTCCAATGAAGGGTTTCATGATAAACCACTTGGTGGCATTCCCCTGAATTCGGCCAACCGTTCTGCTGAGGAACGTGGGTTTCATTATGGGAATAATCTCTATCCTCCAGGACCTGATAGTATCCACTCAGCAGGTCATAGCCATATGCACCACCCTCAACCAAATATTTGGCAGAACGTTTCAAATCCTATAGCTGGCCCTCCAGGCTTGCCCATGCAAATTAATGGCACAGTCAATCAGACCGTTATCAGGAATCCGATAGAAACTGCTCCTAGGTATTCTACTGGAATGGAGAATCAAGGTGTTTTGGTTGGTTCTCCGCAAAGGATTTCAGGCTTTGATGGAATGTCCTCCCTTGGCCAGCCTTCCTACCCTAATCCCCATTTGCAAGATAGAGCCTTCCCTTTAGACCC includes:
- a CDS encoding kinase superfamily with octicosapeptide/Phox/Bem1p domain-containing protein (Protein kinase superfamily protein with octicosapeptide/Phox/Bem1p domain; FUNCTIONS IN: protein serine/threonine/tyrosine kinase activity, protein kinase activity; INVOLVED IN: protein amino acid phosphorylation; LOCATED IN: cellular_component unknown; EXPRESSED IN: 24 plant structures; EXPRESSED DURING: 15 growth stages; CONTAINS InterPro DOMAIN/s: Octicosapeptide/Phox/Bem1p (InterPro:IPR000270), Protein kinase, ATP binding site (InterPro:IPR017441), Protein kinase, catalytic domain (InterPro:IPR000719), Serine-threonine/tyrosine-protein kinase (InterPro:IPR001245), Protein kinase-like domain (InterPro:IPR011009), Serine/threonine-protein kinase, active site (InterPro:IPR008271); BEST Arabidopsis thaliana protein match is: Protein kinase superfamily protein with octicosapeptide/Phox/Bem1p domain (TAIR:AT1G16270.2); Has 119780 Blast hits to 118332 proteins in 4796 species: Archae - 124; Bacteria - 12838; Metazoa - 46034; Fungi - 10270; Plants - 32306; Viruses - 451; Other Eukaryotes - 17757 (source: NCBI BLink).) translates to MDSGSVNSSVTSLVSSLNDEPHRVKFLCSFLGSILPRPQDGKLRYVGGETRIVSVNRDIRYEELMSKMRELYDGAAVLKYQQPDEDLDALVSVVNDDDVTNMMEEYDKLGSGDGFTRLRIFLFSTPEQDGSLHYVERDDQRESERRYVDALNNLIEGTDFRKLQQYPDSPRFNLVDDFSMVEPMLNQLSIETGGGSQRGNEIPTAQYSNLHQLRIPRVGSGQMLAQRYGEVEGTWSPFYSPRHHGHHDPRTFQEFPSSPSSARYRMPYGEIPDKGLDRMPEEYVRPQASHHPFYEHQAHIPDSVVWVPAGAMPPESKGGFPGNVLHGGPGGYEGGNGCENCRVPYHRNHQLLEQSNIGNNGFPPVHCAHCPPNRESFLLNTDPKPTHHGAYPNETFGPDRGWMVQQQVNPNPPRIEEGRSHISNVGRPNDHYTPDYPVSNYPLGQRAGHEISNEGFHDKPLGGIPLNSANRSAEERGFHYGNNLYPPGPDSIHSAGHSHMHHPQPNIWQNVSNPIAGPPGLPMQINGTVNQTVIRNPIETAPRYSTGMENQGVLVGSPQRISGFDGMSSLGQPSYPNPHLQDRAFPLDPNWVPSENPTVHNEHLQVREPLPGPLLQTNLTAAPIMQTPVMQTSVESKLAQGGEQFNYVNTGISNGVPYQDKPQPLAGGKKDMGNLVEVNPSAATLEGAELSVERLSFLPELMESVKRAALEGAAEVKAHPEEAKDQVRPELVENESEHMNAQDEPEIDSDSDNPNNFKIEQTKAEAEAKSRGLQSIRNDDLEEIRELGHGTYGSVYHGKWKGSDVAIKRIKASCFAGKPSERERLIEDFWKEALLLSSLHHPNVVSFYGIVRDGPDGSLATVAEFMVNGSLKQFLQKKDRTIDRRKRLIIAMDTAFGMEYLHGKNIVHFDLKCENLLVNMRDPQRPICKIGDLGLSKVKQKTLVSGGVRGTLPWMAPELLSGKSNMVSEKIDVYSFGIVMWELLTGEEPYADMHCASIIGGIVNNALRPKIPQWCDPEWKGLMESCWTSEPTERPSFTEISQKLRTMAAAMNLK